The genomic interval TACCTGGTGCTGGGATGCCTGCTCGACGGGTTCTCCATGATCGTCATGACCACGCCCATCGTGCTGCCGTTGATCCAGGTGGTGGGGTTCGATCCGATCTGGTTCGGCATCTACCTGGTGTTGATGATCGAACTGGCCCAGATCACCCCACCGGTGGGTTTCAATTTGTTTGTCATCAGCGGATTGACTGCGGAGGACATTCTGACCATCGCCAAAGCGGCCTTTCCCTTTTTCATGCTGATGTGCATGACGACGGCCATGGTGACCTTATTTCCCAAGATCGTGCTGGTATTGCCGGAGATGATGAAGTAGAGAAAGAGAAAATGATCATGAAGTACGTGGATATCAACTGCGACATGGGCGAGAGCTTCGGGGCCTACACCGTGGGCCGGGACGACGACGTGATCGCCCACATTACTTCGGCCAACATCGCCTGCGGGTTTCACGCGGGCGACCCCATGGTGCTCGGCCGTACGGTGCGTCTGGCCGGTGAAAATCGGGTGGCGGTGGGCGCCCATCCCGGCTTTCCGGACCTGATGGGCTTCGGCCGGCGCAACCTCGACTGCACCCTGGATGAGATCCGAAGTTACATCATCTACCAAGTGGGCGCCGTGCGCGCCTTTTGCGATGCGGCCGGGGTCCAGTTGCAGCATGTCAAACCCCATGGCGCCCTCTACAACCTGGCCGTGGGCGACGAGGCCCTGGCCCGCACCATCGCCGAGGCCGTGGCCGCCATCGACCGGGCGTTGATCCTGGTGGGCCTGGCCGGCCGCAACGGGGTCCGGTTGCGCGAGATCGCCGCCGAAACGGGGTTGCGGGTGGCGCTGGAAGCCTTTCCGGACCGTGCCTACACAGCCGAGGGCACCCTGGTGTCGCGCCGCAAACCGGGCGCGGTGATCAAAGACCCGGCACTCGTGGCCGACCGCGCCTTGATGATGGCCGCCGAGGGGCGGATCATCGCCGAGGACGGCTCGGTCCTGGACCTTGCGGCTGACACCCTTTGCGTGCACGGCGACACGCCGGCGGCCGTGGATCTGGCTGCGCACATCCGGAGGAAACTGGCCGGCGGCGGCGTGGAGGTGGTCTCCATGGCCGAGGTGCTGCGCCGGCAGGCGGTGTGAGGCGTCGATTCCATGGTTGAAGGATTGTTCATGGAGGCGCGTTTTCGGAACAGCGGCGACCGGGTGCTGCTGGTGGAGTACGGCGATCGGGTGGATCTGCGCATCAACGAAAAGGTGCGTGCCATGACCGAGCTGCTGCGCCAGGCGCAGCCCGTGGGCGTCGAACTGGTGCTTCCCGCCTATCGATCGCTGGCCGTGGTCTACGATCCGTTGGTCACGTCGCCGACCGTCCTGCAGGAGAGTTTGAACCGTCTGGAAGAGAAGCTGAACGCGGTGGAGGTGCCGGCTCCGCGTACCGTAGAGATACCGGTCTGCTACGGCGGCGACTTCGGCCCGGACATCGGCCAGGTGGCCGACCACAACGGCATCGACGTGGCGCAGGTCATCGCCATCCACACGGCACGGCCTTACCACATCTACACGATCGGCTTCGCGCCGGGATTCTGCTACCTGGGCGGGCTCGACGAGCGGCTGCACACCCCACGCCTGGCCACCCCGCGCACCGCGGTGCCGGCCGGTTCGGTGGGCATCGCCGAGGCCCAGACCGGCATCTATCCCCTGGAGAGTCCGGGCGGATGGCGCCTGATCGGGCGCACCCCCCTGAAGATTTTCGACGCCCGCCGGCCGTCGCCTTTTCTCTATCAAACCGGCGACAGCCTGCGGTTTGTGGCCATCTCCGCGGATGCGTACCACCGGATTCGGGAAAAGGAGGGGGCCTGATGGAGATGTTTCGCGTCCATGCGCCTGGTCCCTATACGACCATTCAAGACCTGGGACGATTCGGCTTTCAGCACATGGGCGTGCCCCCTTCCGGGGCCCTGGACCCCATGGCGCACACTGCCGCCAACCTGCTGGTGGGCAACGAGCCCGATTGCGCCACCCTGGAGATCGCTTTCCTGGGGCCGCTGCTCGAAGCCCTCGGCACGGCCGACATCGCCCTCAGCGGCGCGCAGATGCCCCTGCGCGTGAACGACCGACCGGTGCCCCAGTGGGCTTCGGTAAGGGTACGGAAGGGGGATCGCATCCAGGTGGGGCAGGCCGAGCGGGGCTGCCGCGCCTATCTGGCGGTCAGCGGCGGCTTCGATGTGACCCCGGAGATGGGCAGCCGTTCCACTCTGGTCAGCGCCGGGCTGGGCGGAATCGAAGGCCGCGCACTGAAAGCCGGCGACCTGCTACCGCGCGGACCCGTCCGGCTGCTGGCACGGCCGCGGCGGCTGCCCTGGGTACCGCTCTATGACACCCTGATCCACCTGCGGGCCGTTCCCGGCCCCCAGGACGATTGTTTCACCGAAGGTCTGGAGACCTTCTTTTCATCGGTCTACACGGTGAGCGACAAGGCCAACCGCATGGGCTACCGCCTGACCGGGCCGGCGGTGGCGCGCGATGGCGGCGCGCCCCAGAGCATCATCTCGGAACCGAGCATTCCCGGCAATGTCCAAGTGCCGCCCGACGGCCAGCCGATCATCCTGATGGTCGAACAGACCATCGGCGGCTACACCAAAATCGCCACGGTGGTCACCGCCGATCTCTTCAAAATCGCCCAGGTCGGTCCGGGCGACCAGATCCGTTTTCACCCGGTCACC from Desulfatitalea tepidiphila carries:
- the pxpB gene encoding 5-oxoprolinase subunit PxpB codes for the protein MVEGLFMEARFRNSGDRVLLVEYGDRVDLRINEKVRAMTELLRQAQPVGVELVLPAYRSLAVVYDPLVTSPTVLQESLNRLEEKLNAVEVPAPRTVEIPVCYGGDFGPDIGQVADHNGIDVAQVIAIHTARPYHIYTIGFAPGFCYLGGLDERLHTPRLATPRTAVPAGSVGIAEAQTGIYPLESPGGWRLIGRTPLKIFDARRPSPFLYQTGDSLRFVAISADAYHRIREKEGA
- a CDS encoding LamB/YcsF family protein — translated: MKYVDINCDMGESFGAYTVGRDDDVIAHITSANIACGFHAGDPMVLGRTVRLAGENRVAVGAHPGFPDLMGFGRRNLDCTLDEIRSYIIYQVGAVRAFCDAAGVQLQHVKPHGALYNLAVGDEALARTIAEAVAAIDRALILVGLAGRNGVRLREIAAETGLRVALEAFPDRAYTAEGTLVSRRKPGAVIKDPALVADRALMMAAEGRIIAEDGSVLDLAADTLCVHGDTPAAVDLAAHIRRKLAGGGVEVVSMAEVLRRQAV
- a CDS encoding biotin-dependent carboxyltransferase family protein, with translation MEMFRVHAPGPYTTIQDLGRFGFQHMGVPPSGALDPMAHTAANLLVGNEPDCATLEIAFLGPLLEALGTADIALSGAQMPLRVNDRPVPQWASVRVRKGDRIQVGQAERGCRAYLAVSGGFDVTPEMGSRSTLVSAGLGGIEGRALKAGDLLPRGPVRLLARPRRLPWVPLYDTLIHLRAVPGPQDDCFTEGLETFFSSVYTVSDKANRMGYRLTGPAVARDGGAPQSIISEPSIPGNVQVPPDGQPIILMVEQTIGGYTKIATVVTADLFKIAQVGPGDQIRFHPVTLERAHTLYREWAAYLQNMRDVLDEL